In a genomic window of Thermoproteus tenax Kra 1:
- a CDS encoding V-type ATP synthase subunit B — MQVSPIVSYSTVREVKGPLLVIERTRGVAYGELGEVIGPDGEPRRVQVIEVGTDYAVVQVLGSTLGLPAKGSTVRFYGKTYRLGVSEELVGRILDGKGQPRDHMPLPPPQDFRDINGEPLNPYAREYPEEPIETGISAIDGLYTLVRGQKLPIFSGTGLPHNIMAAQVVRQATVRGSEEGFAVVFVGIGIRSEEAMYFMEEFRKTGALRRAVAVINLASDPVAERILAPRVGLTIAEHLAWDLGYHVLVVMTDMTNYAEGLRELSSGKGELPGRRGYPGYMYTDLATIYERAGRAKGRSGSVTQFPILTMPHDDITHPIPDLSGYITEGQLVLSRAMWGKGIYPPFDVIMSLSRLAKDAIGEGKTREDHKDVANTLIAAYSRALEIRSLATLVGERNLGWRERRYLRFADAFEQRFIKQGVYERRTFEETLDIGWDVMSILPEDELTNARPEISAKYYRKHIFESVKV; from the coding sequence ATGCAAGTATCCCCCATCGTTAGTTATTCGACTGTTAGAGAGGTAAAAGGCCCCTTGTTAGTTATCGAGAGGACTCGGGGGGTAGCATACGGCGAGCTCGGCGAAGTGATAGGCCCAGACGGGGAGCCGCGGCGGGTCCAAGTGATAGAAGTGGGCACAGATTACGCGGTGGTCCAAGTGTTGGGCTCAACGTTGGGCCTCCCGGCCAAAGGATCGACCGTGAGGTTCTACGGAAAGACGTACAGACTGGGCGTAAGCGAGGAGCTTGTGGGCCGCATCTTGGACGGGAAGGGCCAGCCCCGCGACCATATGCCGTTGCCGCCGCCGCAGGACTTCAGAGACATTAACGGGGAGCCTCTGAACCCATACGCGAGAGAATACCCCGAGGAGCCCATAGAGACGGGTATATCCGCCATAGACGGCCTCTACACGCTCGTCAGAGGCCAGAAGCTCCCCATCTTCTCCGGCACTGGGCTCCCCCACAACATAATGGCGGCCCAAGTGGTCAGACAAGCCACAGTGAGGGGGAGCGAGGAGGGATTCGCCGTGGTCTTCGTTGGAATAGGTATCAGGAGCGAGGAGGCTATGTACTTCATGGAGGAGTTCAGAAAGACCGGAGCTCTGAGGAGGGCTGTCGCCGTAATTAACCTGGCCTCCGACCCCGTCGCCGAGCGCATCCTCGCGCCCAGAGTCGGTCTGACCATCGCAGAGCACCTAGCGTGGGACTTGGGCTACCACGTGTTAGTCGTGATGACCGACATGACCAACTACGCAGAGGGCCTCCGCGAGCTCTCCTCGGGCAAGGGCGAGCTGCCGGGCAGACGCGGCTATCCCGGATATATGTATACAGATCTAGCCACTATATACGAGCGCGCTGGGAGGGCAAAGGGCCGGAGCGGGTCGGTGACCCAGTTCCCAATTTTGACGATGCCGCACGACGACATAACTCACCCGATCCCCGATCTGTCCGGATACATCACCGAGGGCCAGTTGGTGTTGAGCAGAGCCATGTGGGGCAAGGGCATCTATCCTCCGTTCGACGTAATAATGTCCCTCTCCCGTCTGGCCAAGGACGCCATAGGCGAGGGCAAGACAAGGGAGGACCATAAGGACGTCGCCAACACGCTCATTGCCGCATACAGCCGCGCCCTAGAGATCAGAAGCTTGGCCACGTTGGTGGGCGAGCGCAACTTGGGCTGGCGCGAGAGGCGCTACCTCCGCTTCGCCGACGCCTTCGAGCAAAGGTTTATCAAACAAGGCGTATACGAGCGGCGCACATTCGAGGAGACCTTGGACATAGGCTGGGACGTTATGTCGATACTCCCCGAGGACGAGCTGACCAACGCCAGGCCCGAGATCTCTGCGAAATACTACCGCAAGCACATATTCGAGTCGGTGAAGGTCTAG
- a CDS encoding ribbon-helix-helix domain-containing protein, with protein MPRNKGQEKMSLISVHVPKRMLEELDELVRRGIYPNRSEAIRAAIRELIYKESLKSVRPAQEPTPADDQSEEITVLPGR; from the coding sequence ATGCCCAGGAATAAGGGGCAGGAGAAAATGTCGTTGATCTCGGTGCATGTCCCCAAGCGAATGTTGGAGGAGCTCGACGAGCTTGTGAGGAGGGGTATATATCCCAATAGGAGCGAGGCCATAAGGGCTGCTATAAGAGAGTTGATCTACAAGGAGTCGTTAAAGTCTGTGAGGCCGGCTCAAGAGCCAACGCCAGCCGACGACCAGAGCGAGGAGATAACGGTTTTACCGGGCCGTTAG
- a CDS encoding phenylalanine--tRNA ligase subunit alpha — MALVAPIEYSILKAAVEAKSLESIAAELGTRAENLMRYVESLRSRGLLSVERRKVEVYELTEEGLRYAREGLPELRALKSARCEELCVVEVPDTAEGKIILANLARYGLRPRGQRIEVDRGELERVIRTVEERQRALEQLASGGGAPAEIYAEFLKRKLIKKSVKTEIYIKTVVDLSAVRAAQLKTVLTPEDIRTGAWREIALKPIDLSVEVPPAPSPVPHFFQEFLNYVREVMVGLGFEEVRGPILEYEFWNFDALFQAQDHPAREVHDTFFVKWEGELPEPPPRELMERVAAEHEAGWGYKWSPQKALGLVMRSQTTATTIRALAERGEGQYKVFTIGRVFRPEHIDAKHNVEFHQLDGIVVGPGLTFSHLLGQLEQIAKALGMQEVKFRPAYFPFTSPSVEVYARHEKLGWVEFGGAGIFRPEVTRPLGVERSRVLAWGWGLDRIAMILLGIDDIRDLFTWDLGKLQEYYRRWESFKRGVGARGVKFTL; from the coding sequence GTGGCCTTGGTCGCGCCTATAGAATACTCCATATTGAAGGCGGCCGTCGAGGCCAAGAGTCTGGAGTCCATAGCGGCGGAGCTCGGGACCAGAGCCGAGAACCTCATGAGGTATGTGGAGTCGCTCAGATCGAGGGGGCTCCTGTCGGTGGAGAGACGGAAGGTAGAGGTCTACGAGCTGACCGAGGAGGGGCTGAGGTACGCAAGGGAGGGGCTCCCGGAGCTGAGGGCGCTCAAATCGGCCAGATGTGAGGAGCTGTGCGTCGTCGAGGTCCCCGATACGGCCGAGGGCAAAATAATTTTGGCCAACCTGGCCAGATACGGCTTGAGGCCCAGGGGGCAGAGGATAGAGGTGGACAGAGGGGAGCTGGAGCGCGTGATAAGGACAGTGGAGGAGAGGCAGAGGGCTCTGGAGCAGTTGGCGTCGGGGGGAGGCGCGCCAGCCGAAATCTACGCCGAATTTCTAAAGAGGAAGTTGATAAAGAAGTCTGTAAAGACTGAGATCTACATCAAGACTGTCGTTGACTTGAGCGCAGTGAGGGCGGCCCAGCTGAAGACTGTGTTGACGCCCGAGGACATAAGGACGGGAGCCTGGAGAGAGATCGCGTTGAAGCCCATCGACCTCTCCGTCGAGGTCCCGCCTGCGCCCTCTCCGGTGCCCCACTTCTTCCAAGAGTTCCTCAACTACGTCAGAGAGGTCATGGTGGGGCTGGGCTTCGAGGAGGTCAGAGGGCCCATTCTGGAATACGAGTTCTGGAACTTCGACGCACTATTTCAAGCGCAGGACCATCCGGCGAGGGAAGTCCACGATACCTTCTTTGTCAAATGGGAGGGCGAGCTGCCCGAGCCTCCCCCCAGGGAGCTGATGGAGCGCGTGGCCGCCGAGCACGAGGCCGGCTGGGGATATAAGTGGAGCCCTCAGAAGGCCCTGGGCCTCGTGATGAGGAGCCAGACTACCGCCACGACCATTAGGGCGCTCGCCGAGAGGGGCGAGGGCCAGTACAAGGTGTTCACCATCGGCAGAGTTTTCAGGCCCGAGCATATAGACGCTAAACACAACGTGGAGTTCCACCAACTCGACGGCATAGTCGTGGGCCCCGGCTTGACCTTCTCCCATCTGTTGGGCCAGCTGGAGCAGATAGCCAAGGCGCTCGGCATGCAGGAGGTCAAGTTCAGGCCCGCCTACTTCCCCTTCACTAGCCCCTCAGTGGAGGTCTACGCGAGACACGAGAAACTCGGGTGGGTCGAGTTCGGCGGCGCGGGCATCTTTAGGCCCGAGGTCACGAGGCCTCTCGGCGTCGAGAGGAGCCGGGTATTGGCGTGGGGCTGGGGGCTGGACAGAATCGCCATGATCCTCTTGGGCATAGACGACATACGAGATTTGTTCACTTGGGATCTGGGCAAACTACAGGAGTACTACAGACGTTGGGAGAGTTTCAAGAGGGGGGTGGGGGCCAGGGGGGTTAAGTTCACTCTGTAG
- the lysX gene encoding lysine biosynthesis protein LysX, with product MDDNFLNGEGPRGDAGEIDLLYDLLRLDERLLIDAFKKRNIPIRLVDVEDLAAPDGFGRVGLVRVAGRSKVLPLAHTYESSGGISINSASSLYISHDKYLTYLALRRAGVPTPRTYLAFGLDAALKAAESLGYPVIVKPLDGSWGRLVNLAKSQEDLVSIISHKRHLEPSMQEFLVQEYVEKPGRDIRVTVVEGRAVAAIYRYAAGDWRTNTARGGRAEPVRIDQELEDISAKAAEAVGALYAGVDVVESREGYKVLEVNGVPEFKNVQRVTGVDVAGAIVEALLHFLRS from the coding sequence GTGGACGATAATTTTTTAAACGGCGAAGGGCCTAGGGGCGATGCAGGGGAAATCGACTTGCTCTACGACCTTCTGAGGCTCGACGAAAGGCTGTTGATAGACGCGTTCAAGAAGAGGAACATCCCCATAAGGCTCGTGGACGTTGAAGACCTCGCGGCGCCCGACGGATTCGGCCGAGTGGGGCTCGTGAGAGTGGCTGGCCGCTCCAAGGTGTTGCCTTTGGCGCACACCTACGAGAGCTCGGGGGGCATCTCTATAAACTCCGCAAGCTCTCTATATATATCGCACGACAAATATTTGACCTATCTAGCTCTGAGAAGGGCGGGCGTCCCGACCCCCAGGACCTACCTGGCCTTCGGCCTCGACGCAGCGCTCAAGGCCGCCGAATCGCTGGGCTATCCCGTCATAGTCAAGCCGTTGGACGGCTCGTGGGGGCGCCTGGTCAATCTGGCCAAGTCTCAAGAGGATCTGGTCTCCATAATCTCGCACAAGAGGCATCTGGAGCCCTCCATGCAAGAGTTCCTAGTGCAAGAGTATGTGGAGAAGCCGGGCCGCGACATAAGGGTGACGGTCGTGGAGGGAAGGGCTGTGGCCGCCATCTATAGATACGCCGCAGGCGACTGGAGGACCAACACGGCCAGAGGCGGCCGAGCCGAGCCCGTCAGAATAGATCAAGAGCTAGAGGACATCTCGGCGAAGGCCGCAGAGGCCGTCGGCGCCCTCTACGCCGGAGTCGACGTAGTGGAGTCCAGGGAGGGGTATAAGGTTTTAGAGGTCAACGGAGTTCCCGAGTTCAAAAACGTCCAGAGAGTTACTGGAGTGGATGTGGCTGGCGCCATCGTTGAGGCGTTGCTCCACTTCCTCAGAAGCTAG
- the argH gene encoding argininosuccinate lyase gives MALYRRWIGGSSDLVSQYTSSIDDDREIADEVVKVMRAHVAHLSERGLIPRDAADSILRALDELRPPDLLKPGYEDVHEALEDYLMKRVGPAGGWVGLGRSRNDHVAAAIRLRLIRHIDALTAIAERAACAIAEKALRYADCVMPSFTHFQPAQPITLGHYLLALCELLSDFTAALNAARQIADKSPLGSGPSGGTSAPVDRERLAQLAGFGRIAGNTLYASSSRFFASLAASAVASALAEISRFVDDLIAWSSPLVGYVRAPAEHVSTSSIMPHKRNPVTLEILRARISEALADALALMMVQEKIGYGYSLDLQEATRHLWRVFKTAEEGLEVLSDFISKMDFDCQRSYRDAAAFPTTSSDLAERIALAGTPFREAYFQVAQAVKEGNAQLPDPRDAVRRPVSGGPDPGEVAKSAKEILAKCGR, from the coding sequence ATGGCGTTGTATAGAAGATGGATAGGCGGCTCGAGCGATCTGGTCTCTCAGTACACCTCCAGTATAGACGACGACAGAGAGATAGCCGATGAGGTCGTGAAAGTCATGAGGGCCCACGTGGCGCACCTATCTGAGAGAGGCCTAATCCCGCGCGACGCAGCGGACTCAATACTTAGGGCTTTGGACGAGCTGAGGCCTCCGGATCTGCTCAAGCCCGGCTACGAGGACGTGCACGAGGCTCTGGAGGACTATCTGATGAAGCGCGTGGGGCCCGCCGGCGGATGGGTAGGGCTTGGGAGGAGCAGGAACGACCACGTTGCAGCGGCCATCAGGCTGAGGCTCATAAGGCATATAGACGCTCTGACGGCTATAGCCGAGAGGGCCGCATGCGCGATTGCAGAGAAGGCTCTCAGATACGCCGACTGCGTCATGCCCTCGTTCACACACTTCCAGCCCGCCCAGCCCATAACGCTCGGCCACTATCTGTTGGCCCTCTGCGAGCTCCTCTCCGACTTCACCGCGGCCCTAAACGCGGCGAGGCAGATAGCGGACAAATCGCCGTTGGGGTCTGGGCCTTCCGGTGGGACGAGCGCCCCCGTGGATAGAGAGCGCCTGGCCCAGTTGGCCGGCTTCGGGAGAATAGCCGGCAACACGTTGTACGCATCCTCGAGCAGATTCTTCGCCTCTCTGGCGGCATCGGCCGTGGCCTCGGCTCTGGCCGAGATCTCCAGATTTGTGGACGACTTGATAGCTTGGTCGAGCCCGTTGGTGGGCTACGTAAGGGCCCCCGCCGAGCACGTCTCCACTAGCAGCATAATGCCCCACAAGAGGAACCCGGTCACTCTAGAGATATTGAGGGCGAGGATATCGGAGGCTCTTGCCGATGCCCTGGCCCTCATGATGGTGCAAGAGAAGATCGGCTACGGCTACAGCCTCGACCTCCAAGAGGCGACCAGACACCTCTGGCGTGTGTTCAAGACCGCTGAGGAGGGCTTGGAGGTGCTCAGCGACTTCATCTCCAAGATGGATTTCGACTGCCAGAGGAGCTACCGCGACGCTGCAGCGTTTCCCACCACGTCCTCCGATCTGGCCGAGAGGATCGCGCTCGCCGGCACTCCGTTCAGAGAGGCCTACTTCCAAGTGGCCCAGGCCGTGAAGGAGGGGAATGCCCAGCTCCCAGATCCCAGAGACGCCGTGAGGAGGCCCGTGAGCGGGGGCCCAGACCCCGGGGAGGTCGCCAAGTCGGCTAAAGAGATATTGGCCAAATGTGGACGATAA
- the carA gene encoding glutamine-hydrolyzing carbamoyl-phosphate synthase small subunit, producing the protein MFIYVKCLERDVSGANHRGYLVLEDGTVLKGRLIGAERTAIGEVVFTTSVVGYPQSITDPSYKGQILVFTHPLIGNYGVSEDQYESDRIQTEAVVVYEATQPSHYKSVMSLDEWLKSFNVPGIEGVDTRALVLMLRERGVMMGAVGPEPPEELLEKVKRAPRYDEVNYALMVSPKEPEELGDGRRCVGVVDCGVKRSILRELVKRGVRVLRVPCLQWELALKCDAVLFSPGPGNPNLMDKVAEGVRAAVEMKLPVLGICLGHQITAKALGARLYKLKFGHRASNKPVRDLVFTGKTYITTHNHGYAVDPADSGLRPWAVQPDDGTVEGLYHPNLPILTTQFHPEAGPGPKDTTWIFDKFLRFLG; encoded by the coding sequence ATGTTTATATACGTCAAATGTCTTGAACGCGATGTCTCAGGGGCGAACCACAGAGGGTATCTGGTTCTCGAGGACGGCACAGTGCTGAAGGGCAGGCTGATCGGCGCCGAGCGCACGGCAATAGGCGAGGTCGTCTTCACAACCTCCGTCGTTGGATATCCCCAGTCCATCACCGACCCGAGCTACAAGGGCCAGATCCTCGTCTTCACCCATCCCCTCATCGGCAACTACGGAGTGTCTGAGGATCAGTACGAGTCGGACAGGATACAGACAGAGGCGGTTGTCGTCTATGAGGCCACGCAGCCCAGCCACTACAAGTCGGTCATGTCGTTGGACGAGTGGCTCAAGTCCTTCAACGTGCCCGGCATAGAGGGCGTGGACACTAGGGCGCTTGTGCTCATGCTGAGGGAGAGGGGGGTCATGATGGGGGCTGTGGGCCCAGAGCCCCCCGAGGAGCTCCTAGAGAAGGTGAAGAGGGCGCCCAGATACGACGAAGTCAACTACGCGCTAATGGTGTCCCCGAAGGAGCCCGAAGAGCTCGGGGATGGGAGAAGGTGCGTCGGCGTAGTGGACTGTGGAGTCAAGAGGAGCATTCTGAGGGAGCTAGTGAAGAGGGGGGTGAGGGTCTTGAGAGTGCCGTGCCTCCAGTGGGAGCTCGCCCTCAAGTGCGACGCCGTCCTCTTCAGCCCGGGCCCCGGCAACCCCAACCTAATGGACAAAGTGGCCGAGGGCGTGAGGGCGGCCGTGGAGATGAAGTTGCCAGTCCTCGGCATATGTCTGGGCCACCAGATAACGGCCAAGGCGCTTGGGGCCAGATTGTACAAGCTCAAGTTCGGCCACCGCGCGTCCAACAAGCCGGTCAGAGATCTGGTCTTCACGGGCAAGACCTATATAACAACTCACAACCACGGATACGCCGTGGATCCGGCCGACAGCGGCCTCAGGCCCTGGGCCGTGCAACCGGACGATGGAACTGTGGAGGGGCTGTACCACCCGAATCTGCCCATTCTCACTACACAGTTTCACCCGGAGGCGGGGCCCGGCCCGAAGGACACCACCTGGATCTTCGACAAATTCCTAAGATTTCTGGGCTGA
- a CDS encoding RAD55 family ATPase, with amino-acid sequence MDFAPYLLKGMTLVYGPPGSGKTSFVVRLALLARKKVLWISTSDSEEFFRAVLRRLNAPEEKFEFYHFPRALRENITKYAMEKGEDYGMVVVDPLNGIISREEDPTSFVHTTLYQLSMDVPVVVTLEGGPGRLPYIADHVVKVWYKVNSVGHVIRYIQLTKSRSAPPSPRYLFDIIEGRGLAYVKPVEKVLAQNEEYKVDERLGVPVFKGAMIGVFSDDESKVSEKVQPFLDDEKSYLLVISPFSISRRLRVPPERAVVAASFNDLMRFYSRVVTGEVEPRYLVVTGLLPVEKLSPGEAADYILVLGPMSVKAELTLVADVANPEEVRKNYVYQAMNQNIVV; translated from the coding sequence GTGGACTTTGCGCCCTACTTGCTTAAGGGCATGACTTTAGTATACGGCCCGCCTGGCAGCGGCAAGACCTCCTTCGTTGTCCGCCTAGCTCTGCTTGCGAGGAAGAAAGTCCTCTGGATCTCTACATCGGACAGCGAGGAGTTCTTCAGAGCTGTCCTCAGGAGGTTGAACGCGCCGGAGGAGAAGTTCGAGTTCTACCACTTCCCGCGCGCTCTGCGCGAGAATATAACTAAATATGCGATGGAGAAAGGCGAGGACTACGGCATGGTCGTTGTGGATCCCTTAAACGGCATTATCTCAAGGGAGGAGGATCCCACCTCCTTCGTCCACACGACGTTGTATCAATTGTCCATGGATGTGCCCGTCGTTGTAACTCTCGAGGGAGGGCCGGGCAGACTCCCCTATATAGCCGACCACGTGGTGAAGGTCTGGTATAAAGTGAACTCCGTGGGGCACGTCATAAGATATATACAGCTCACCAAGTCTAGGTCTGCTCCGCCGAGCCCCCGCTATCTGTTCGATATAATCGAGGGGCGCGGTCTGGCATATGTGAAGCCGGTCGAGAAGGTCCTTGCGCAGAACGAGGAATATAAAGTGGACGAGAGGCTCGGCGTGCCCGTCTTCAAGGGCGCGATGATCGGCGTCTTCTCCGACGATGAGTCCAAGGTATCCGAGAAGGTGCAGCCCTTCTTGGACGACGAAAAATCCTATCTGTTGGTTATATCGCCATTCAGCATATCCCGGAGGCTCAGAGTCCCTCCTGAGAGGGCGGTCGTGGCCGCTTCCTTCAACGACCTCATGAGGTTCTACTCCAGAGTGGTGACGGGCGAGGTGGAGCCCAGATATTTGGTGGTCACGGGGCTCCTCCCGGTCGAGAAGCTGTCGCCTGGGGAGGCGGCCGACTATATATTGGTGTTGGGCCCCATGTCGGTTAAAGCCGAGCTGACGTTAGTGGCCGACGTGGCCAACCCGGAGGAGGTCAGAAAAAACTATGTTTATCAAGCTATGAACCAAAATATAGTGGTTTAG